The following coding sequences are from one Alosa alosa isolate M-15738 ecotype Scorff River chromosome 3, AALO_Geno_1.1, whole genome shotgun sequence window:
- the atp5mc3a gene encoding ATP synthase membrane subunit c locus 3a, translating to MYACAKFVSTPAMVRAGSRALYRPLSASVLSRPEVKTETSTALVPQSPMTQVALRGFQTSAVSRDIDTAAKFIGAGAATVGVAGSGAGIGTVFGSLIIGYARNPSLKQQLFSYAILGFALSEAMGLFCLMVAFLILFAM from the exons ATGTACGCCTGTGCAAAATTCGTCTCCACGCCAGCAATG GTCCGTGCTGGCTCCAGGGCTCTCTACAGACCCCTCTCTGCTTCTGTCCTTTCCCGGCCAGAGGTCAAAACAGAG ACCAGCACAGCCCTTGTGCCACAAAGCCCCATGACCCAGGTAGCACTCCGTGGCTTCCAGACTAGTGCTGTGAGCAGGGATATCGACACTGCTGCTAAGTTCATTGGTGCTGGAGCAGCCACAGTCGGAGTGGCTGGATCTGGTGCTGGAATTGGAACTGTCTTTGGCAGTCTCATCATCGGATATGCCAG AAACCCCTCCCTGAAGCAGCAGCTCTTCTCTTATGCCATTCTGGGATTCGCCCTGTCTGAAGCTATGGGTCTCTTCTGTTTGATGGTCGCTTTCTTGATCTTGTTCGCCATGTAA
- the atf2 gene encoding cyclic AMP-dependent transcription factor ATF-2 isoform X1, with the protein MHINSVLAGLGYTEFLNMSDDKPFLCTAPGCGQRFTNEDHLAVHKHKHEMTLKFGPARNDSVIVADQTPTPTRFLKNCEEVGLFNELASPFEHDFKKAEDDIKKLPLDLSPLATPIRNKTEEQSSLEAHRDSPLPHPESTTNDDKEVSLQPTSLPASTIVRPASLQVPNVLLATSDASVVIQQALPSPTSSSVITQVPSSNRPIVPVSGTFPVLLQLPNGQTMPVAIPASIANPSVHIPTAIPLVRPVTVVPNVPGIPGPSSPPQPVQSEAKMKLKAALSQQLPQVTNGEAASGGGDVPSSVVASHSPPPAPPPPAPPEEPCPPQTLQQPATSTTETPASPAPPAQHTPSTGGRRRRATTEDPDEKRRKFLERNRAAASRCRQKRKVWVQSLEKKAEDLSSMNGQLQNEVTLLRNEVAHLKQLLLAHKDCPVTVMQKKSGYHSAEKEDSCEDMSVPGSPQNEAIQHSSVSTSNGVSTLATAAAPGPLPGPTPAPADQSTEEPQPQVTGGPSTPTQPSGS; encoded by the exons ATGCACATCAACTCAGTATTAGCTGGATTAG gatacACGGAATTTCTGAATATGAGTGATGACAAACCTTTCCTATGTACTGCTCCTGGGTGTGGTCAG CGCTTCACCAATGAGGATCATCTGGCTGtccacaaacataaacatgagaTGACCCTGAAGTTTGGTCCAGCAAGGAATGACAGTGTCATAGTTGCTG ACCAAACTCCAACCCCAACTCGCTTTCTGAAGAACTGTGAAGAAGTGGGTCTGTTCAATGAGCTTGCAAGCCCTTTCGAGCACGACTTCAAAAAAGCAGAGGATGATATCAAAAAG TTACCTTTGGATTTATCGCCTCTTGCTACACCCATCCGCAACAAAACTGAGGAACAGTCATCCCTAGAGGCACATCGAGACAGTCCATTGCCACATCCTGAATCAACGACAAATGATGACAAG GAGGTTTCTTTGCAGCCCACCTCACTGCCAGCATCCACTATAGTCCGTCCTGCATCCCTTCAAGTCCCAAATGTACTTCTTGCGACCTCAGATGCTAGTGTTGTAATACAGCAAGCCCTCCCATCGCCAACGTCTAGCTCTGTTATTACTCAAGTCCCATCCTCTAATAGGCCAATAGT TCCCGTGTCTGGCACTTTCCCTGTACTCTTACAGCTCCCCAATGGGCAGACAATGCCAGTCGCCATCCCAGCATCCATTGCAAACCCAAGTGTACATATTCCAACTGCCATCCCT CTTGTCAGACCCGTCACCGTAGTGCCTAACGTCCCCGGGATCCCAggaccctcctctcctccgcaaCCCGTCCAATCAGAAGCTAAGATG AAGCTGAAAGCGGCCCTCAGCCAGCAGCTCCCTCAGGTAACCAATGGCGAGGCGGCTAGTGGCGGTGGTGATGTCCCAAGCAGCGTGGTGGCGAGTCACtcacctcctccagctcctccaccCCCAGCACCACCAGAGGAGCCCTGTCCACCTCAGACCCTTCAGCAGCCcgccacctccaccacagagACTCCc GCCTCTCCGGCGCCTCCCGCCCAGCACACACCCAGCACAGGCGGCCGCCGGCGCCGCGCCACCACCGAGGACCCCGACGAGAAGCGCCGCAAGTTCCTGGAGCGCAACCGCGCCGCCGCCTCGCGCTGCCGGCAGAAGAGGAAAGTGTGGGTGCAGTCGCTGGAGAAGAAGGCCGAGGACCTGAGCTCCATGAACGGCCAGCTGCAG AATGAAGTCACCCTGCTGAGAAATGAAGTGGCTCACTTGAAGCAGCTCCTCCTGGCTCATAAAGATTGCCCTGTAACCGTCATGCAGAAGAAGTCTGGCTATCACT cTGCGGAGAAGGAGGACAGCTGTGAGGACATGTCCGTGCCCGGCAGCCCCCAGAACGAAGCCATCCAGCACAGTTCCGTCAGCACGTCCAATGGGGTGAGCACCTTGGCCACTGCTGCCGCCCCCGGGCCCCTCCCTGGCCCCACCCCCGCCCCTGCAGACCAGAGCACAGAGGAGCCCCAGCCACAGGTGACCGGCGGCCCCAGCACCCCGACGCAGCCCTCAGGGAGCTGA
- the atf2 gene encoding cyclic AMP-dependent transcription factor ATF-2 isoform X2 has product MSDDKPFLCTAPGCGQRFTNEDHLAVHKHKHEMTLKFGPARNDSVIVADQTPTPTRFLKNCEEVGLFNELASPFEHDFKKAEDDIKKLPLDLSPLATPIRNKTEEQSSLEAHRDSPLPHPESTTNDDKEVSLQPTSLPASTIVRPASLQVPNVLLATSDASVVIQQALPSPTSSSVITQVPSSNRPIVPVSGTFPVLLQLPNGQTMPVAIPASIANPSVHIPTAIPLVRPVTVVPNVPGIPGPSSPPQPVQSEAKMKLKAALSQQLPQVTNGEAASGGGDVPSSVVASHSPPPAPPPPAPPEEPCPPQTLQQPATSTTETPASPAPPAQHTPSTGGRRRRATTEDPDEKRRKFLERNRAAASRCRQKRKVWVQSLEKKAEDLSSMNGQLQNEVTLLRNEVAHLKQLLLAHKDCPVTVMQKKSGYHSAEKEDSCEDMSVPGSPQNEAIQHSSVSTSNGVSTLATAAAPGPLPGPTPAPADQSTEEPQPQVTGGPSTPTQPSGS; this is encoded by the exons ATGAGTGATGACAAACCTTTCCTATGTACTGCTCCTGGGTGTGGTCAG CGCTTCACCAATGAGGATCATCTGGCTGtccacaaacataaacatgagaTGACCCTGAAGTTTGGTCCAGCAAGGAATGACAGTGTCATAGTTGCTG ACCAAACTCCAACCCCAACTCGCTTTCTGAAGAACTGTGAAGAAGTGGGTCTGTTCAATGAGCTTGCAAGCCCTTTCGAGCACGACTTCAAAAAAGCAGAGGATGATATCAAAAAG TTACCTTTGGATTTATCGCCTCTTGCTACACCCATCCGCAACAAAACTGAGGAACAGTCATCCCTAGAGGCACATCGAGACAGTCCATTGCCACATCCTGAATCAACGACAAATGATGACAAG GAGGTTTCTTTGCAGCCCACCTCACTGCCAGCATCCACTATAGTCCGTCCTGCATCCCTTCAAGTCCCAAATGTACTTCTTGCGACCTCAGATGCTAGTGTTGTAATACAGCAAGCCCTCCCATCGCCAACGTCTAGCTCTGTTATTACTCAAGTCCCATCCTCTAATAGGCCAATAGT TCCCGTGTCTGGCACTTTCCCTGTACTCTTACAGCTCCCCAATGGGCAGACAATGCCAGTCGCCATCCCAGCATCCATTGCAAACCCAAGTGTACATATTCCAACTGCCATCCCT CTTGTCAGACCCGTCACCGTAGTGCCTAACGTCCCCGGGATCCCAggaccctcctctcctccgcaaCCCGTCCAATCAGAAGCTAAGATG AAGCTGAAAGCGGCCCTCAGCCAGCAGCTCCCTCAGGTAACCAATGGCGAGGCGGCTAGTGGCGGTGGTGATGTCCCAAGCAGCGTGGTGGCGAGTCACtcacctcctccagctcctccaccCCCAGCACCACCAGAGGAGCCCTGTCCACCTCAGACCCTTCAGCAGCCcgccacctccaccacagagACTCCc GCCTCTCCGGCGCCTCCCGCCCAGCACACACCCAGCACAGGCGGCCGCCGGCGCCGCGCCACCACCGAGGACCCCGACGAGAAGCGCCGCAAGTTCCTGGAGCGCAACCGCGCCGCCGCCTCGCGCTGCCGGCAGAAGAGGAAAGTGTGGGTGCAGTCGCTGGAGAAGAAGGCCGAGGACCTGAGCTCCATGAACGGCCAGCTGCAG AATGAAGTCACCCTGCTGAGAAATGAAGTGGCTCACTTGAAGCAGCTCCTCCTGGCTCATAAAGATTGCCCTGTAACCGTCATGCAGAAGAAGTCTGGCTATCACT cTGCGGAGAAGGAGGACAGCTGTGAGGACATGTCCGTGCCCGGCAGCCCCCAGAACGAAGCCATCCAGCACAGTTCCGTCAGCACGTCCAATGGGGTGAGCACCTTGGCCACTGCTGCCGCCCCCGGGCCCCTCCCTGGCCCCACCCCCGCCCCTGCAGACCAGAGCACAGAGGAGCCCCAGCCACAGGTGACCGGCGGCCCCAGCACCCCGACGCAGCCCTCAGGGAGCTGA
- the atf2 gene encoding cyclic AMP-dependent transcription factor ATF-2 isoform X3, with the protein MHINSVLAGLGYTEFLNMSDDKPFLCTAPGCGQRFTNEDHLAVHKHKHEMTLKFGPARNDSVIVADQTPTPTRFLKNCEEVGLFNELASPFEHDFKKAEDDIKKLPLDLSPLATPIRNKTEEQSSLEAHRDSPLPHPESTTNDDKEVSLQPTSLPASTIVRPASLQVPNVLLATSDASVVIQQALPSPTSSSVITQVPSSNRPIVPVSGTFPVLLQLPNGQTMPVAIPASIANPSVHIPTAIPKLKAALSQQLPQVTNGEAASGGGDVPSSVVASHSPPPAPPPPAPPEEPCPPQTLQQPATSTTETPASPAPPAQHTPSTGGRRRRATTEDPDEKRRKFLERNRAAASRCRQKRKVWVQSLEKKAEDLSSMNGQLQNEVTLLRNEVAHLKQLLLAHKDCPVTVMQKKSGYHSAEKEDSCEDMSVPGSPQNEAIQHSSVSTSNGVSTLATAAAPGPLPGPTPAPADQSTEEPQPQVTGGPSTPTQPSGS; encoded by the exons ATGCACATCAACTCAGTATTAGCTGGATTAG gatacACGGAATTTCTGAATATGAGTGATGACAAACCTTTCCTATGTACTGCTCCTGGGTGTGGTCAG CGCTTCACCAATGAGGATCATCTGGCTGtccacaaacataaacatgagaTGACCCTGAAGTTTGGTCCAGCAAGGAATGACAGTGTCATAGTTGCTG ACCAAACTCCAACCCCAACTCGCTTTCTGAAGAACTGTGAAGAAGTGGGTCTGTTCAATGAGCTTGCAAGCCCTTTCGAGCACGACTTCAAAAAAGCAGAGGATGATATCAAAAAG TTACCTTTGGATTTATCGCCTCTTGCTACACCCATCCGCAACAAAACTGAGGAACAGTCATCCCTAGAGGCACATCGAGACAGTCCATTGCCACATCCTGAATCAACGACAAATGATGACAAG GAGGTTTCTTTGCAGCCCACCTCACTGCCAGCATCCACTATAGTCCGTCCTGCATCCCTTCAAGTCCCAAATGTACTTCTTGCGACCTCAGATGCTAGTGTTGTAATACAGCAAGCCCTCCCATCGCCAACGTCTAGCTCTGTTATTACTCAAGTCCCATCCTCTAATAGGCCAATAGT TCCCGTGTCTGGCACTTTCCCTGTACTCTTACAGCTCCCCAATGGGCAGACAATGCCAGTCGCCATCCCAGCATCCATTGCAAACCCAAGTGTACATATTCCAACTGCCATCCCT AAGCTGAAAGCGGCCCTCAGCCAGCAGCTCCCTCAGGTAACCAATGGCGAGGCGGCTAGTGGCGGTGGTGATGTCCCAAGCAGCGTGGTGGCGAGTCACtcacctcctccagctcctccaccCCCAGCACCACCAGAGGAGCCCTGTCCACCTCAGACCCTTCAGCAGCCcgccacctccaccacagagACTCCc GCCTCTCCGGCGCCTCCCGCCCAGCACACACCCAGCACAGGCGGCCGCCGGCGCCGCGCCACCACCGAGGACCCCGACGAGAAGCGCCGCAAGTTCCTGGAGCGCAACCGCGCCGCCGCCTCGCGCTGCCGGCAGAAGAGGAAAGTGTGGGTGCAGTCGCTGGAGAAGAAGGCCGAGGACCTGAGCTCCATGAACGGCCAGCTGCAG AATGAAGTCACCCTGCTGAGAAATGAAGTGGCTCACTTGAAGCAGCTCCTCCTGGCTCATAAAGATTGCCCTGTAACCGTCATGCAGAAGAAGTCTGGCTATCACT cTGCGGAGAAGGAGGACAGCTGTGAGGACATGTCCGTGCCCGGCAGCCCCCAGAACGAAGCCATCCAGCACAGTTCCGTCAGCACGTCCAATGGGGTGAGCACCTTGGCCACTGCTGCCGCCCCCGGGCCCCTCCCTGGCCCCACCCCCGCCCCTGCAGACCAGAGCACAGAGGAGCCCCAGCCACAGGTGACCGGCGGCCCCAGCACCCCGACGCAGCCCTCAGGGAGCTGA